The following is a genomic window from Antricoccus suffuscus.
TGGACGTTTTGTCGAGGCCGGCAGACCTACGTTCGGTTGGCGTCGAATTCTCGACCGAACGTGACGACCTGAGGAGAGATCATGTCACTGCAACGCATGGCACCATTGACGGGTTTGCTCGGGCTAGGCGGAATATTCGCCGGCCTGTGGACGATGGATTCACCGGGCGGCGAGATGACCGATCCCCAGTTGCACCAGTGGTTTGCGACCCACAGCATGCTTCATTGGATGCTGTCGGCCATCGGATTCGGGCTCGGCGGGATCTTCCTACTGATCTTCACCGCCGTACTCGTCGCGCGTCAGGAGATCGTCGGCGCGGGGGCCGTAGGCCGCCACCTGACCCTAGTCGCGGGCACCGCCTGGGGCATTCTGACCGTGGCCGCGGCCGCGATGTTCGCGGCCGTGCCGAGTGCTCAGATGTTCATGGGACCGCAGGCGCCGAACGGGGACACCTTCCGTCTCGGCGGCGGGCTTTTCTACGGGACGCTGACTTTGTTCTGCGCATTCGCCGCCGCGCTGTTGGCCGTGACGCTGAGTATCACCTCGCTGCGCACCGGCCTGCTGCCGCGGTCGCTCGCGTGGATCGGGATACCCGCCGCGGTGTTGATGCTGACCAATGTCTTCCTGCCGATGGCGATCATCACGCTCTGGTACGGCGCGGTCTGCATCGCCTTGACAGTGCGGAAGTCGCCGACGCCGCCTCCGGCCGCGAGGGTCGACGGCGCGGTACCGGTTGCGGCCTGAACGGCGCAGCGTAGTCGCGTAATCGGGGGCGAGAAAGCGAATGCCCATGTCCTGTTCGAATGGTCGGGACATGGGCATTCGTGCTGACATAGATTGGTGGTCAGGTACCCGAGGCCGTGGCAGGTGGGGCTGATGAGTAAATACGGTGATGCGAAGCTCAAGGCTGACCTTGTCCTGGAGGGCGGCGGCGTCAAAGGTATCGCGTTCGGGGGCGCGATCGCGGTTCTTGCCGAGGCCGGCTATCGGTTTCCGCGAGTCGTCGGTACGTCGGCCGGCGCGATCGCAGGTTCAGTCGTTGCGGCCCTACAGGAAGCTGGCGAGCCGCTTGAGCGGATCGTCGACGTCACCAACACGCTTGACCTGTCGAAGGTGCGCGACAGTGGACGGGTCGGTAAGGCTCTCGGTCCGCTTCATGTCATTGCCGACGGGGCGTCGCTGATCTTCGAGGGCGGGCTGTACGAAGGGGCCTACGCACGCGACTGGGTGTACGGCGTACTGAAAGATCTCGGCGTCACGACGTTCGCAGACTTGCGCCGAGACGATCCTGAATCGGCTTTGCCGTTGGACCGCGAATACAGCTTTATCGCGGTGACGAGTGACTTGTCTGATCACCGGATGACACTGTTGCCGTGGGACTATCGCTACTACGGGCTAGATCCGGACGAGCAGATCGTCGCCGACGCCGTGCGTGCCTCGTCCGCATCGCCGTTCATCTTTGAACCGTACAAACTGCGTACGCCGAACGGCACCGTCACTCTCGTCGACGGCGGGATCTTGTCGAACTACCCGATCGGGGTGTTCGACCGCCGCGACGCATCCGCGCGCTGGCCGACGTTCGGCATCCGGCTCAGCGCGCGGGAGTCGGTACGGCCGCATAGCGAACCGGTGACATCACCGATCGGTATTGCGATCGCCGTCGTGGAGACCGCGATGGAAGGTACGGACGCGCGGCACATCGACCTTCCCTCGACGCAACGCCGCACGGTGTTCGTCGATACTGATGCGGTGTCGGTCTTCGACTTCGGCATCACTCGGGAGCAGCGCGACGAGCTGGTGCGAGCCGGCAGGGTAGCGGCCGAGCAGTTCCTTGCGACGTGGGACTTTGATGAGTGGCAACGCCGTTACGGGACTCGACCGCCCACCGATGCTCAGGCTCGCGTTTCAGACTGAGCTTCGCGGTCACGCGATTGGGTACGGCCGGCCAGGGGTCTTAGTCATGTACGCCCGGCGTCTTAGGCGCGGTCGTGGAGGGTGATCTGGTAACCGTCCGGGTCGGCGAAGGTGAAGGTGCGACCGAATGGGCCGTCGATCGGAGCCGAGACGATCGTGTGGCCGTCGGCGACGAGTGCGTCATGGATAGCTTGGACGTCGGTGGCGTGGAGCCAGATCGCCGCTCCGATGCCAGGCCGGGCAACGGACCCAAGATCGGTACCGGGAACGATGTCCCGCAGGGCGAACGCGATTGGCGTCGTCTCGAAGACGACTGCGTGCGGGGGGCCTGCCTGAGAGCGGACGAGGCCGAGGTACTGCTCGTAGAACGCTTGCGACGCATCGAGACCGCGAGCCTGGAGGGAGATGAAGTCTGGGCCGGTAACGGGCATGGTATTGCTCCTTCGTTTCGTGTCAGTTTACTGACACGGACAATCTATGTCAGAATACTGACATGAGTCAAGATGGAGTCGGCGTCGACCTTGAAACATCTCTGGGCTATCTGCTGAAGGAGGCGTCAAGTGCCCTCCGTACTGCCATGGAGGCGGTGCTGCGCCCGCTCGGGATGAGCGTGACCCACTACTCCTGCCTCGAACTGCTCGCACAGCGCCCGGGCCTGTCGAACTCCGAGCTCGCGCGAGGAGCGTTTGTGACACGGCAGTCGATGAATGTGCTGTTGC
Proteins encoded in this region:
- a CDS encoding patatin-like phospholipase family protein produces the protein MSKYGDAKLKADLVLEGGGVKGIAFGGAIAVLAEAGYRFPRVVGTSAGAIAGSVVAALQEAGEPLERIVDVTNTLDLSKVRDSGRVGKALGPLHVIADGASLIFEGGLYEGAYARDWVYGVLKDLGVTTFADLRRDDPESALPLDREYSFIAVTSDLSDHRMTLLPWDYRYYGLDPDEQIVADAVRASSASPFIFEPYKLRTPNGTVTLVDGGILSNYPIGVFDRRDASARWPTFGIRLSARESVRPHSEPVTSPIGIAIAVVETAMEGTDARHIDLPSTQRRTVFVDTDAVSVFDFGITREQRDELVRAGRVAAEQFLATWDFDEWQRRYGTRPPTDAQARVSD
- a CDS encoding VOC family protein, which produces MPVTGPDFISLQARGLDASQAFYEQYLGLVRSQAGPPHAVVFETTPIAFALRDIVPGTDLGSVARPGIGAAIWLHATDVQAIHDALVADGHTIVSAPIDGPFGRTFTFADPDGYQITLHDRA